A genomic region of Persephonella marina EX-H1 contains the following coding sequences:
- a CDS encoding metal ABC transporter ATP-binding protein — MKILEVNDLSVRINERTIIENITFSVEKGEIIAIVGPNGGGKTTLIKSILGFIQPYKGYIKLLGKPPGEAVKTGKIGYLPQKSSVPKDFPFSVLDVVMLGLINKKIPKEKKLKKAREYLKYVGMERFENKPYSSLSGGQQQRVSIARVLVSDPEIIFLDEPSTGIDVVAQESFYDFLQRLKKEKNMTIVMVSHDIGVVGRFVDKVAGLNRFLHFYGHPKEFFKKEVLENIYGAEVELIIHSPECVACEHFHIDFK, encoded by the coding sequence ATGAAGATTCTTGAGGTAAATGATCTTTCTGTAAGGATAAACGAGAGAACGATAATTGAGAATATAACATTCTCCGTTGAGAAGGGAGAGATAATAGCCATTGTTGGACCAAACGGTGGTGGAAAAACAACACTTATAAAATCCATCCTCGGCTTTATTCAACCTTATAAAGGGTATATAAAGCTTTTAGGAAAACCGCCAGGAGAGGCTGTAAAAACAGGGAAGATAGGATATCTCCCCCAAAAATCAAGCGTTCCAAAGGATTTCCCATTTTCAGTTCTTGATGTAGTTATGCTCGGGCTTATAAACAAAAAGATACCTAAGGAAAAAAAGCTTAAAAAAGCGAGGGAGTATCTTAAGTATGTAGGGATGGAAAGGTTTGAAAACAAACCATACAGCAGTCTATCTGGAGGTCAGCAACAGAGGGTCTCTATAGCAAGGGTTCTCGTTTCAGATCCTGAGATAATATTTCTTGATGAACCTTCAACAGGAATAGATGTTGTTGCACAGGAAAGCTTTTACGATTTCCTCCAGAGACTTAAAAAAGAGAAAAATATGACAATAGTTATGGTATCACATGATATCGGCGTTGTAGGAAGATTTGTTGATAAGGTTGCAGGTCTTAACAGATTTTTACATTTTTACGGTCATCCAAAGGAGTTCTTCAAAAAAGAGGTTCTTGAGAATATATACGGTGCAGAGGTTGAGCTTATAATTCATTCACCTGAGTGTGTAGCATGTGAACATTTTCATATAGACTTTAAGTAG
- a CDS encoding metal ABC transporter permease has protein sequence MMLEILQIPFMQKALIGGIILAVLLSVLSLFINLKNWSFITVGISHAAFGGLAIGLFLGISPPLTGMVFAALIGLFIGYISRKGDIHEDISIGILFSLSMALGVIVLTFTPNYSSDMFTFLFGNILTITGEEIYMLLLFSFLSLAFIAFFFQKIMFCCYNEDVAYVSGINTGFLYYGIILIISIATILAVKLVGVILSSAMMILPAALSRQVFWHYKKILISSVIISIFMVLTGIFISFYYNLPAGATIVFIYSMTFAFVILIKKITGLKSV, from the coding sequence ATGATGCTTGAGATCTTACAGATACCATTTATGCAGAAGGCTTTGATAGGTGGAATAATTCTTGCTGTTTTACTATCTGTTCTCTCTTTATTTATAAATCTGAAAAACTGGTCCTTTATAACTGTAGGTATATCACATGCAGCATTTGGTGGTCTCGCTATAGGCCTTTTCCTCGGTATCTCACCACCTCTAACAGGTATGGTGTTCGCAGCTTTAATTGGATTATTTATAGGTTATATAAGCAGAAAAGGAGATATACATGAGGATATATCAATAGGTATCCTCTTCTCACTTTCAATGGCTCTTGGTGTGATAGTTCTCACATTTACACCAAACTACAGCTCAGATATGTTCACCTTCCTTTTTGGTAATATACTGACCATAACAGGTGAAGAGATATACATGCTGTTACTTTTCAGTTTTTTATCACTCGCATTTATAGCTTTCTTCTTTCAGAAGATAATGTTCTGCTGTTACAATGAGGATGTTGCATACGTCAGTGGGATAAATACAGGTTTTCTTTACTACGGGATAATACTGATAATATCAATAGCAACCATACTGGCTGTTAAGCTTGTTGGTGTTATACTCTCATCTGCTATGATGATACTTCCAGCAGCCTTATCAAGACAGGTTTTCTGGCATTACAAAAAGATACTTATATCATCGGTTATTATCAGTATATTTATGGTTTTAACAGGTATATTTATCTCCTTTTATTACAATCTACCTGCTGGAGCCACTATAGTTTTCATATACTCAATGACATTCGCCTTTGTTATACTCATTAAGAAGATAACAGGGCTGAAAAGTGTGTGA
- a CDS encoding 5'-3' exonuclease — translation MDKKLVLVDGSSYLYRAFYALPPLTSPKGEPTGAIYGFIRMISTLIKELNPEYMAVVFDLPGKTFRHEKYKEYKATRKETPDELKVQIPKIKEIIKLWGIKILEIPGYEADDIIATIAKKAVDKGFEVIIVTPDKDMMQLIDEKVFILNPVTGEIFNREKVKEKYGIYPEQFVDYLSMIGDTVDNIIGVRGVGPKTAEKLLNQYGNLKNILEHKDQLKPKLKEAFEEAEERLKENIFLVSLEKNIDIDIQPEDLKKEKADLLKLRDIFKELGFKSLLKDIEKKKVIEKKVEQRTLF, via the coding sequence ATGGATAAAAAGCTGGTACTTGTTGACGGGTCTTCTTACCTGTACAGAGCCTTTTACGCACTCCCTCCACTTACAAGTCCAAAAGGTGAACCTACAGGAGCTATATACGGATTCATAAGAATGATATCAACCCTCATAAAAGAGCTGAACCCCGAGTATATGGCTGTTGTTTTTGATCTTCCCGGAAAGACATTCAGACATGAGAAATACAAAGAATACAAGGCAACAAGAAAGGAAACACCTGATGAGCTTAAGGTCCAGATACCAAAAATAAAAGAGATCATAAAACTATGGGGAATAAAGATACTTGAGATACCTGGTTACGAGGCTGATGATATAATAGCAACCATAGCTAAAAAGGCTGTAGATAAAGGGTTTGAGGTTATTATAGTAACGCCGGACAAGGATATGATGCAGCTCATTGATGAAAAAGTATTTATACTTAATCCTGTAACAGGAGAGATATTTAACAGGGAAAAGGTAAAAGAGAAATACGGTATATACCCTGAGCAGTTTGTGGACTATCTATCAATGATAGGAGATACAGTTGACAACATTATCGGTGTGAGAGGAGTGGGACCTAAAACAGCTGAGAAGCTTTTAAATCAGTACGGAAATTTAAAAAATATTCTTGAACATAAAGATCAGTTAAAGCCAAAACTTAAAGAGGCTTTTGAGGAAGCTGAAGAAAGATTAAAAGAGAATATATTCCTTGTTTCACTTGAGAAAAATATAGATATTGATATACAGCCTGAGGATCTGAAAAAAGAGAAAGCAGATCTATTAAAGCTTAGAGATATATTTAAGGAGCTTGGTTTCAAATCACTGCTGAAGGATATTGAGAAGAAAAAGGTTATAGAAAAAAAGGTGGAGCAGAGAACCTTATTCTGA
- a CDS encoding RsmE family RNA methyltransferase: MGYERFIGQVEDGYAYLTEDELKHAKVKRVKTGDRIEINDLKGNVYLTEVLEITKRYIKCRIIEKIKVEEEDFRITLYQCMPNQLSKIDDIIEGVSQLGVYRFVPVISERSAVKTKDVLKKIKKWEKKALNSIKQCKRLYPVIIENPVKLEDIKSDDEGKFVFYEKEEKRTVKEFLDKKLKNVSVVIGPEGGFTEGEIKILQDKGFIPLTMGKNILRMETAVITGICQIRFLFD, encoded by the coding sequence ATGGGTTACGAAAGATTTATAGGTCAGGTTGAAGATGGTTATGCATATCTTACTGAGGATGAGCTTAAACACGCAAAAGTAAAAAGGGTGAAGACCGGAGACAGGATTGAGATAAACGATCTGAAAGGTAATGTATACCTTACAGAGGTTTTGGAGATAACAAAAAGGTATATAAAATGCAGAATAATAGAGAAAATAAAAGTGGAAGAGGAGGATTTCAGAATAACACTTTACCAGTGTATGCCGAACCAGCTGTCAAAGATAGACGATATTATAGAAGGTGTATCCCAGTTAGGTGTTTACAGATTTGTCCCTGTAATATCAGAACGTTCCGCCGTAAAGACAAAAGATGTTCTGAAAAAGATAAAAAAATGGGAAAAAAAAGCTTTAAACTCAATTAAACAGTGTAAAAGGCTCTATCCTGTTATTATTGAAAATCCTGTTAAACTTGAGGATATAAAATCGGACGATGAAGGTAAGTTCGTTTTTTACGAAAAGGAAGAGAAGAGGACAGTAAAGGAGTTTCTGGATAAAAAATTAAAAAACGTTTCCGTTGTTATAGGTCCTGAAGGTGGTTTTACAGAAGGTGAGATAAAGATACTACAGGATAAAGGGTTTATACCTTTAACAATGGGAAAGAATATACTGAGGATGGAAACAGCTGTTATAACAGGAATATGTCAGATAAGATTTTTATTTGATTAA
- a CDS encoding AtpZ/AtpI family protein yields MKEKRKGFTEYLSIGAIGLHLVSGIIVGVLIGYLLDQYFDTSPYLTIIFFFFGIAAGFWNMYKDVQRYIISEEEKEKEKD; encoded by the coding sequence ATGAAAGAAAAGAGAAAAGGTTTTACAGAGTATCTTTCTATAGGTGCTATAGGATTACATCTTGTTTCTGGAATAATAGTAGGTGTCCTTATAGGATACCTACTTGATCAATATTTTGATACATCTCCCTATCTAACGATAATATTCTTTTTCTTTGGCATAGCGGCAGGCTTCTGGAATATGTACAAGGATGTTCAGAGATACATAATCTCTGAAGAAGAAAAAGAGAAGGAGAAAGATTAG
- the nth gene encoding endonuclease III → MKKDKKGNLTEQAVIEGLKKHFPEPWIDLKFSNPFQLLVATILAAQATDKKVNEVTAVFFKKYPDPESIAKAPLEQIENDIKQINFYRRKAKLLKECCEAIVKEFNGKIPDNIDDLTKLPGVGRKTASVILVNAFNKPAIVVDTHVKRVSQRLGITESNNPDRIEKDLAEFFSKENWIFISKAMVLFGRYICKAKNPKCKECALLDICPYDKKNL, encoded by the coding sequence ATGAAAAAAGATAAAAAAGGAAATCTTACAGAACAGGCTGTTATAGAGGGGCTGAAAAAACATTTCCCAGAACCCTGGATTGATCTTAAATTCAGTAATCCATTCCAGCTTCTCGTTGCAACAATCCTCGCCGCTCAGGCTACAGATAAAAAGGTCAACGAGGTTACAGCTGTCTTTTTCAAAAAGTATCCTGATCCAGAATCTATAGCAAAAGCTCCACTGGAACAGATAGAGAATGATATAAAACAGATAAACTTCTACAGAAGAAAGGCAAAACTTCTCAAGGAGTGCTGTGAAGCAATAGTAAAAGAGTTTAACGGGAAGATACCTGATAATATAGACGACCTGACAAAACTTCCAGGTGTTGGAAGGAAAACAGCATCTGTCATACTTGTAAACGCTTTTAATAAACCTGCTATTGTCGTTGATACACATGTAAAAAGGGTGAGCCAGAGACTTGGCATTACAGAATCCAACAACCCTGATAGAATAGAGAAGGATCTTGCAGAGTTCTTTTCAAAGGAAAACTGGATTTTTATTTCAAAAGCGATGGTTCTTTTTGGAAGATATATATGTAAAGCTAAAAATCCTAAATGTAAAGAGTGTGCCCTTTTAGATATATGTCCCTATGACAAAAAAAATCTTTAA
- a CDS encoding DHH family phosphoesterase — protein MEGEVAVIERIKREEGEILIVTHENPDGDGIGSMIALYRFLIKEGKNVRMAMKDDLPYIYNFLPDSDKIEKLLPENTYNLIILVDAAGLYRTGVDIKGREVIRIDHHVGGIKESDYDYVDPSAPSTTYMVGLILKRWDEKQIDKEIAECLYTGLMTDTGSFRYNNVDERAFEMAEFLVEKGADPSYISTMVYERNRPNVIHLLHRVLSTLKMDYEGHIASLVVRRSFIDEVGALEEETEGFVNFAKSIEDVDVAFIMIQKPDLKTWRVSLRGKGKVNVQNIARMFGGGGHKDAAGCRIIGSEENVRKMLVDAIKTEIQKSLKPVKVA, from the coding sequence ATGGAAGGGGAAGTAGCTGTTATTGAGAGAATTAAAAGGGAAGAAGGTGAGATACTTATAGTAACCCATGAAAACCCTGATGGTGACGGTATAGGAAGTATGATAGCCCTCTACAGATTTTTAATAAAAGAGGGCAAAAATGTAAGGATGGCAATGAAAGATGATCTACCCTACATATACAACTTCCTGCCGGATTCTGACAAGATAGAGAAACTTCTCCCTGAGAATACATACAATCTTATCATCCTTGTTGATGCAGCCGGACTATACAGAACAGGTGTTGATATTAAAGGAAGAGAGGTTATAAGGATAGACCATCACGTTGGCGGAATAAAGGAAAGTGATTACGACTATGTTGATCCTTCAGCACCATCAACAACATATATGGTAGGACTGATACTCAAAAGATGGGATGAGAAACAGATAGATAAAGAGATAGCTGAATGTCTTTACACAGGACTTATGACAGACACAGGCTCATTCAGGTACAACAACGTTGATGAAAGAGCTTTTGAGATGGCCGAATTCCTTGTTGAGAAAGGAGCAGATCCGTCATACATATCAACTATGGTTTATGAGAGAAACAGACCTAATGTTATACACCTGCTTCACAGGGTTTTATCAACACTGAAGATGGATTACGAAGGACATATAGCATCACTCGTAGTAAGAAGATCATTTATAGATGAGGTTGGAGCTTTAGAGGAGGAAACGGAAGGTTTTGTGAACTTTGCAAAAAGTATAGAGGATGTGGATGTTGCATTTATTATGATACAGAAACCTGACCTTAAAACATGGAGGGTATCATTAAGGGGAAAAGGAAAGGTGAATGTCCAGAATATAGCCAGAATGTTTGGTGGTGGAGGACATAAGGATGCTGCTGGATGCAGGATTATAGGCTCAGAAGAAAATGTCAGAAAAATGCTTGTAGATGCTATAAAGACAGAGATACAGAAATCTCTAAAACCTGTTAAGGTTGCCTAA
- the dapB gene encoding 4-hydroxy-tetrahydrodipicolinate reductase, which produces MVKVVISGIMGRMGRTIARLAYEDPEVQIAGGVESPDCVHFHENVKDILNKEDVDAPITADLSKIIERADVIIDFAGSTEAVLGHVRLAAADQNRKCMVIGTTGFSDEELEEIRQLSKDIPIVLAPNMSIGVNLLFKLVEDAAKALKDKGFDIEVVEMHHRYKKDSPSGTAVKIVDILKEATGIQKVIYGREGIYENGRPSDEIAVFALRGGDVVGEHTVIFAGLGERIELTHRAGSRDIFAKGAVEAAKWIKDKPPGLYDMMDVLGLK; this is translated from the coding sequence ATGGTAAAGGTTGTTATATCTGGTATTATGGGAAGGATGGGAAGAACTATTGCCAGACTTGCCTATGAAGATCCTGAAGTCCAGATAGCAGGTGGTGTTGAAAGTCCTGACTGTGTCCATTTTCATGAGAATGTAAAGGACATACTGAATAAAGAGGATGTTGATGCACCTATAACTGCTGATCTTTCAAAGATAATAGAAAGGGCAGATGTTATTATTGATTTTGCAGGCAGTACAGAGGCTGTTCTGGGACATGTACGTCTTGCTGCCGCAGACCAGAACAGGAAATGTATGGTCATAGGAACAACTGGGTTTTCTGATGAGGAGCTTGAAGAGATAAGACAGCTCTCAAAGGATATCCCAATAGTTCTTGCACCTAATATGAGTATAGGTGTGAATCTTCTTTTCAAGCTTGTGGAGGATGCTGCAAAGGCTTTGAAGGACAAGGGTTTTGATATAGAAGTTGTTGAGATGCACCACAGGTATAAAAAAGACTCACCTTCAGGTACAGCTGTCAAGATCGTTGATATTCTAAAAGAGGCTACAGGGATTCAGAAGGTTATTTACGGCAGAGAAGGTATCTATGAAAACGGAAGACCTTCAGATGAGATAGCCGTTTTTGCTTTACGTGGTGGTGATGTTGTTGGAGAACACACTGTTATATTTGCAGGACTTGGAGAGAGAATAGAGCTCACCCACAGGGCTGGTTCAAGGGATATATTTGCGAAAGGTGCTGTTGAGGCTGCTAAATGGATAAAGGATAAGCCTCCTGGACTTTACGATATGATGGATGTCCTTGGACTTAAATAA
- the hemB gene encoding porphobilinogen synthase: protein MGFPSVRPRRLRKNENIRRLVRETELSVNDFIYPLFIEEGENIKIEIPSMPGIYRYSLDRIDEELEQVVDLGIPAVLLFGIPKHKDAVGSETWNDEGIIQRTIRYIKERCPDLYVITDVCFCEYTEHGHCGVLHDHEVANDPTLENTKKQVVSHARAGADMVAPSGMMDGVVKAIREALDQAGYTDIPIMSYSAKYASAYYGPFRDAAESSPAFGDRRSYQMDPANRREALKEVQLDVEEGADIIMVKPALAYLDIISDLRENFNLPVAAYNVSGEYSMVKAAGKLGWIDEEKVMMETLTSIKRAGADIIITYHAKEAAKILKTG from the coding sequence ATGGGGTTTCCTTCTGTAAGACCGAGAAGATTAAGAAAGAATGAGAACATAAGAAGGCTTGTAAGGGAGACTGAGCTCTCAGTTAATGATTTCATATACCCTTTATTTATAGAGGAAGGGGAGAATATAAAGATAGAGATACCTTCAATGCCGGGGATCTACAGATACTCTCTTGACAGAATTGATGAGGAGCTTGAACAGGTTGTTGATCTGGGAATACCCGCTGTCTTACTTTTTGGAATACCAAAGCATAAAGATGCTGTTGGTTCAGAAACATGGAATGATGAAGGGATAATACAGAGAACCATAAGGTATATAAAAGAAAGATGCCCTGATCTTTACGTTATCACAGATGTCTGCTTCTGTGAGTACACAGAGCACGGTCACTGTGGGGTTTTACATGATCATGAGGTTGCAAACGATCCAACACTTGAGAACACAAAAAAACAGGTTGTCTCACACGCCAGAGCTGGAGCAGATATGGTTGCCCCTTCAGGAATGATGGATGGTGTTGTTAAAGCTATTAGAGAAGCTCTTGACCAGGCAGGATACACAGATATTCCTATAATGTCCTACTCAGCAAAATATGCCTCAGCATATTATGGTCCTTTCAGAGATGCTGCTGAGTCATCACCAGCTTTTGGAGACAGGAGAAGCTACCAGATGGATCCTGCAAACAGAAGGGAAGCTCTGAAGGAAGTCCAGCTTGATGTTGAGGAAGGTGCAGACATTATTATGGTAAAGCCTGCATTAGCATATCTTGATATAATCAGTGATCTGAGGGAGAACTTTAACCTTCCTGTTGCTGCTTACAATGTTAGCGGTGAGTACTCAATGGTTAAGGCAGCAGGAAAGCTTGGATGGATAGATGAGGAAAAGGTTATGATGGAAACTCTCACTTCAATAAAAAGGGCTGGAGCAGATATAATAATCACATACCACGCAAAAGAAGCAGCCAAAATACTGAAAACCGGATAA
- a CDS encoding M23 family metallopeptidase: MGKNYTKVYLTVLGLISVISLFIALKSSGNREEIEKLRKEVNLLREELTKKEEQLKKAVEEKEKLARKLKSIEEKIKKANKTLRRKGIKIKLPQGGLFIPADRKENLEFYASTLENSMEKLLKVMAEIPVGVPLYGRLTSRFGYRKDPFNGKLAFHAGIDLRAQPRQPVFATANGIVKFAGWSGGYGKLVIIKHKYGYETYYGHLFKIRVKKGQRVKAGTVIGYAGSTGRSTGVHLHYEIRRYGRLLNPLKYLYLNRYNAF; encoded by the coding sequence ATGGGAAAAAATTACACAAAGGTATATCTGACAGTTCTGGGTTTAATATCTGTGATCTCGCTTTTTATAGCATTAAAATCATCAGGAAATAGAGAAGAGATTGAAAAACTGAGAAAAGAGGTAAATCTCTTAAGGGAAGAGTTAACTAAAAAAGAGGAACAGCTTAAAAAAGCTGTTGAAGAGAAAGAAAAGCTCGCAAGAAAGCTGAAAAGCATAGAAGAAAAGATAAAAAAGGCAAACAAAACATTACGTAGAAAGGGCATAAAGATAAAACTACCACAGGGTGGTCTTTTTATACCTGCAGACAGAAAGGAAAATCTCGAGTTTTACGCATCAACACTTGAGAACAGTATGGAAAAACTTTTAAAGGTTATGGCTGAGATACCTGTTGGTGTCCCGCTTTATGGAAGACTCACATCCCGTTTTGGATACAGAAAGGACCCATTTAATGGGAAACTTGCCTTCCATGCTGGTATAGACCTGAGAGCTCAGCCGAGACAGCCTGTTTTTGCAACAGCAAACGGTATTGTAAAGTTTGCAGGCTGGTCAGGCGGTTACGGAAAACTTGTCATAATAAAGCACAAGTATGGGTATGAGACATACTACGGACATCTTTTCAAGATCAGAGTTAAAAAAGGTCAGAGGGTAAAGGCAGGAACGGTTATAGGATATGCAGGGAGTACAGGCAGATCAACAGGTGTTCATCTACATTATGAGATAAGAAGATACGGAAGGTTGCTTAATCCACTTAAGTATTTATATTTAAACAGGTATAATGCTTTCTGA